One window from the genome of Drosophila albomicans strain 15112-1751.03 chromosome 2L, ASM965048v2, whole genome shotgun sequence encodes:
- the LOC117578394 gene encoding very-long-chain (3R)-3-hydroxyacyl-CoA dehydratase hpo-8, producing MSAKTAVKTPAKEPSSLTKFYLFAYNAVQVGGWSYILYQLVNYYVLQGPEFRAQITLWDYTRLAVIIFQNAAFVEILNAVFGLVKSNPVVTTFQVFSRMMVVVGVVMATPTGKVSPGLPIALFAWAITEIIRYGFYALNIIKVVPSFVVFLRYTTFIVLYPIGVTGELLCFWWAQRYARDHSVWSVELPNKWNATFSYYALLWIVMLGYIPIFPQLYMHMFALRRKILGGGSKKKAN from the coding sequence atgTCCGCAAAAACAGCAGTTAAAACGCCTGCCAAAGAGCCATCTTCATTGACCAAATTCTATTTGTTTGCCTACAATGCTGTGCAAGTCGGCGGCTGGAGCTACATTCTCTATCAGCTGGTCAACTACTACGTGCTCCAGGGTCCCGAATTTCGTGCTCAAATCACGTTGTGGGATTACACACGCCTTGCCGTCATCATCTTCCAGAATGCCGCATTCGTCGAGATCCTGAATGCTGTCTTTGGGCTGGTTAAATCCAATCCTGTAGTCACCACATTCCAGGTCTTCAGTCGCATGATGGTCGTCGTGGGTGTTGTGATGGCCACGCCGACAGGCAAAGTCTCGCCTGGTTTGCCTATTGCGCTGTTTGCGTGGGCAATCACTGAGATCATCCGCTATGGTTTCTATGCGCTGAACATCATCAAAGTGGTGCCATCTTTTGTAGTCTTTCTGCGCTACACCACATTCATCGTGTTGTATCCCATTGGTGTGACGGGAGAGCTGTTGTGCTTCTGGTGGGCACAACGTTATGCCCGTGATCACAGTGTGTGGAGCGTGGAGCTGCCCAACAAATGGAATGCCACTTTCTCGTACTATGCACTGTTGTGGATCGTCATGCTGGGTTACATTCCCATCTTCCCCCAGCTCTACATGCATATGTTTGCATTGCGTCGCAAGATTCTCGGCGGCGGCAGTAAGAAGAAAGCCAACTGA
- the LOC117578393 gene encoding opsin Rh5 — translation MHINYTGDLTGPQPYASFLNDSLGDASGSVLPLGHDYPAEFQHMVHAHWRGFRTPPIYHRAGIYIAFCVLMTLNIFGNGLVIWIFSTSKSLRTPSNLLILNLAVFDLFMASNMPHYLINATLGYIAGGEMGCDIYALNGGISGMGASITNAFIAFDRYKTISNPIDGRLSYGQILMCIIFTWLWATPFSVLPLFQIWGRYLPEGFLTTCTFDYLTNTDENRLFVRTIFVWSYAIPMTVIIVSYYKLFTHVRTHEQMLAEQAKKMNVKSLSANQNNDSMSVELKIAKAALIIYMLFVLAWTPYSVVALIGCFGEQQLITPFVSMLPMLACKSVSCLDPWVYATSHPKYRLELERRLPWLGIREKQTGTGATGGQESVASVSGDTLAMSVQN, via the exons ATGCATATCAACTATACTGGTGACTTGACCGGACCGCAGCCGTATGCAAGCTTCCTGAACGACAGCCTGGGCGATGCTAGCGGCTCTGTGCTGCCCTTGGGACATGATTATCCCGCGGAGTTCCAGCACATGGTGCACGCTCATTGGCGAGGATTTCGTACGCCTCCCATTTACCATCGTGCTGGCATCTACATCGCCTTCTGTGTCCTCATGACCCTCAATATCTTTGGTAATGGGCTCGTCATATGGATATTCTCCAC CTCAAAATCTCTACGGACGCcttcaaatttattgattcTGAATTTGGCTGTCTTTGATCTGTTTATGGCCTCCAACATGCCCCATTATCTGATTAATGCCACCCTGGGATATATTGCTGGTGGGGAAATGGGCTGCGACATCTATGCGCTAAATGGTGGCATCTCTGGCATGGGCGCCTCTATAACAAACGCTTTTATTGCCTTTGATCGCTACAAGACCATATCGAATCCCATCGATGGACGCTTGAGCTATGGACAAATACTTATGTGCATCATCTTCACCTGGCTGTGGGCAACACCTTTCTCTGTGCTGCCCCTCTTCCAGATCTGGGGTCGCTACTTACCAG AGGGCTTCCTGACCACCTGCACCTTTGATTATCTGACCAACACCGATGAGAACCGACTGTTTGTTCGCACTATTTTTGTGTGGTCCTATGCCATTCCGATGACCGTGATTATTGTTTCTTATTACAAGCTCTTTACCCATGTACGAACCCATGAGCAGATGCTTGCGGAGCAGGCCAAGAAGATGAATGTGAAGTCGTTGTCCGCAAATCAGAACAACGACTCAATGAGCGTGGAACTGAAGATTGCCAAGGCAGCTCTCATAATTTATATGCTCTTTGTGCTCGCTTGGACTCCGTATTCGGTGGTTGCCCTGATTGGTTGCTTTGGAGAACAGCAGTTGATTACACCATTTGTATCCATGTTGCCCATGTTGGCCTGCAAATCGGTTTCATGTCTCGACCCCTGGGTATATGCGACAAGTCATCCAAAGTATCGTCTGGAACTGGAGAGACGACTTCCCTGGCTGGGCATACGGGAGAAACAAACGGGAACTGGTGCGACGGGTGGCCAGGAGAGCGTGGCCAGTGTCAGCGGCGATACGCTGGCCATGAGCGTCCAGAACTGA